A region from the Clostridia bacterium genome encodes:
- a CDS encoding rRNA pseudouridine synthase, translated as MRLDKILAKSGFGSRKDVKKLVSERRVTVNGVVATDSGMKAEETEVLVDGNPVCYKEFIYLLMNKPQGVVSSTEKGPSQTVIDLLSEEHKKFEPFPVGRLDKDTEGLLLITNDGQLAHELLAPKKHVDKTYYAKIAGKVTETDVKAFAEGLDIGEKKNTLPAKLEILKSDSISEIHVTLHEGKFHQVKRMFEAVGKKVVFLKRIRMGDMELPMDLEAGQYREVDRDFVQNAQKNKITL; from the coding sequence ATGAGACTGGATAAAATACTGGCAAAAAGCGGATTCGGAAGCCGGAAGGATGTCAAAAAGCTTGTATCGGAGCGCAGAGTGACGGTAAACGGCGTGGTTGCAACCGACAGTGGCATGAAAGCGGAGGAAACCGAGGTTTTAGTAGATGGCAATCCCGTTTGTTATAAAGAGTTTATCTACCTTTTGATGAATAAACCGCAGGGCGTTGTGTCCTCTACCGAAAAGGGACCGTCGCAGACGGTGATTGACCTGCTTTCGGAAGAACACAAAAAATTTGAGCCGTTTCCCGTAGGTCGGCTGGACAAGGATACCGAAGGGCTGCTGCTTATTACCAACGACGGTCAGCTTGCCCATGAACTGCTTGCGCCCAAAAAGCATGTGGACAAGACTTATTATGCAAAAATTGCGGGAAAAGTAACCGAAACGGACGTAAAAGCCTTTGCAGAGGGCTTGGATATCGGCGAAAAAAAGAACACCTTGCCCGCAAAGCTTGAAATTTTAAAAAGTGACAGCATTTCCGAAATTCACGTTACCCTGCATGAGGGAAAATTTCATCAGGTCAAGCGCATGTTTGAGGCGGTGGGCAAAAAAGTGGTATTTTTAAAACGCATCCGCATGGGAGATATGGAGCTTCCGATGGACTTAGAAGCGGGTCAGTATCGGGAGGTCGACAGGGATTTTGTACAAAATGCACAAAAAAATAAAATAACTTTGTAG
- the ugpC gene encoding sn-glycerol-3-phosphate ABC transporter ATP-binding protein UgpC, protein MASLTLKNIYKTYENGFNAVKDFNLEIEDKEFIILVGPSGCGKSTTLRMIAGLEDISAGEFYIDDVMVNDVEPKDRDIAMVFQNYALYPHMTVFENMAFGLKLRKVKKEIIKEKVEEAARILDIAHLLDRKPAALSGGQRQRVALGRAIVREPKVFLMDEPLSNLDAKLRVQMRTEITKLHQRLDTTFIYVTHDQTEAMTMGTRIVVMKDGIIQQVDTPQTLYDTPDNMFVAGFMGSPQMNFIDVKVEKNGDQYTLTFGDQKIILPEGKAKALAESGFDGTEAIMGIRPEHIRDEEAVLASNPDSIVSADVEVTELMGAETYLYLKIEGKNFTARVNPRTTAKPGDTIKVAFDANKIHLFNKDTELTIIN, encoded by the coding sequence ATGGCAAGCTTAACTCTCAAAAATATTTACAAAACATATGAAAACGGCTTTAATGCTGTTAAGGATTTCAACCTGGAAATCGAAGACAAGGAATTTATTATCCTGGTAGGTCCTTCCGGTTGCGGTAAATCCACCACTTTACGTATGATTGCAGGTCTGGAAGATATCAGTGCCGGCGAATTCTATATCGATGACGTAATGGTAAACGATGTAGAACCCAAAGACCGTGATATCGCAATGGTATTCCAGAACTATGCACTTTATCCGCACATGACCGTGTTTGAAAACATGGCATTCGGCTTAAAGCTCAGAAAAGTTAAGAAAGAAATCATTAAAGAAAAGGTAGAAGAAGCAGCAAGAATTCTTGACATTGCACATCTTCTCGACAGAAAGCCCGCTGCACTTTCCGGTGGTCAGCGTCAGCGTGTAGCCCTCGGTCGTGCAATCGTTCGTGAACCGAAAGTATTCCTCATGGACGAACCGCTCTCCAACCTGGATGCTAAACTTCGTGTTCAGATGAGAACCGAAATCACCAAGCTCCATCAGAGACTGGATACAACCTTTATCTATGTAACACATGACCAGACCGAAGCTATGACCATGGGTACCAGAATCGTAGTTATGAAGGACGGTATCATCCAGCAGGTTGATACACCGCAAACCCTTTACGATACACCGGATAACATGTTCGTTGCAGGCTTCATGGGTTCTCCCCAGATGAACTTCATCGATGTTAAAGTTGAAAAGAACGGTGACCAGTATACCTTAACCTTTGGCGATCAGAAAATTATTCTTCCCGAAGGCAAGGCAAAGGCTCTGGCTGAATCCGGCTTTGACGGCACAGAAGCAATTATGGGTATCCGTCCCGAACACATCCGTGACGAAGAAGCAGTTCTTGCAAGCAATCCCGACAGTATCGTTTCCGCTGATGTAGAAGTTACCGAATTGATGGGTGCTGAAACTTATCTCTATCTCAAGATTGAAGGTAAGAACTTCACCGCTCGTGTAAATCCGAGAACCACTGCAAAACCGGGCGACACCATTAAGGTTGCTTTTGATGCAAACAAGATTCACCTGTTCAACAAAGACACTGAATTGACCATCATCAACTAA
- a CDS encoding RNA-binding protein, producing MEKDEKILVASVLDKAKRAAQKNIPVCTAFLDLHQQELVRQERKQFEGTTFLLWGGYPDAERKIAVFLPDYLDAPPEDVLSAVRVDVKNTVRLTHRDYLGSVLGTGLKREQIGDILPDEAGAYVLVKSDIADFLTQNLLKVARENVSCETLRLSEVAFAVPEPKSEMTVSANSLRLDKITAEAFKVSRTDASAAILAGKVFVNQKEVLKPDHQLSEGDKITFRGKGKAELSTLLGLSKKGKQRLLLKIY from the coding sequence ATGGAAAAAGACGAAAAAATACTGGTGGCATCCGTGCTGGATAAGGCAAAGCGTGCCGCGCAAAAAAACATCCCCGTCTGTACCGCTTTTCTGGATTTACATCAGCAGGAGTTGGTGCGACAGGAGCGGAAGCAGTTTGAGGGCACGACCTTTTTACTGTGGGGCGGTTACCCGGATGCAGAACGGAAAATAGCGGTGTTTTTGCCTGATTATCTGGATGCTCCGCCCGAGGATGTGCTGTCTGCGGTGCGGGTGGATGTGAAAAACACCGTAAGGTTGACGCACAGAGATTATCTTGGCTCGGTATTGGGTACCGGCTTAAAGCGCGAGCAAATCGGTGACATTCTGCCGGACGAAGCAGGTGCCTATGTACTGGTTAAATCGGATATCGCGGATTTCTTAACCCAAAACCTATTGAAGGTGGCAAGAGAGAATGTGTCCTGTGAAACCTTGCGCTTATCTGAAGTGGCGTTCGCCGTGCCGGAGCCCAAATCCGAAATGACTGTTTCTGCAAACTCTTTACGCCTCGATAAAATCACCGCCGAAGCCTTTAAGGTTTCACGCACCGATGCGTCAGCCGCCATTCTGGCGGGCAAAGTGTTTGTCAACCAGAAGGAAGTGTTAAAGCCCGACCATCAGCTGTCCGAGGGAGATAAAATTACCTTCCGCGGCAAGGGCAAAGCAGAGCTTTCAACCCTTTTGGGCTTGAGTAAAAAAGGAAAGCAAAGATTGTTATTAAAAATCTATTAA
- a CDS encoding cation transporter codes for MQFLIRLFIKDYEQIQNKKVREQYSVLSGIVGILCNLLLFATKLIIGFISGSMAILADAFNNLSDCGSSAVSIVGAKMSNRLPDKEHPFGHGRIEYVSSLIVSFLIILVGFELLKSSGQKILTPSPVSLNPVQAALLLFAIAVKGWMFLYNRYIGKKINSTVLLATAKDSLNDCIATLATILSALCAGFTALPIDGIMGILVSLFIMYGGYGLAKDTIGILLGKPASEETVNQIAGYILNAEGITGMHDLIIHDYGPGRIMASVHAEVPDNIDVVAIHETIDDLENLILTQMGIHIVIHMDPISYDDETVNALRNFVAEEVKKLDSSLSFHDLRVTLGENSRNLLFDLVVPCDYKPEHQKALAEHLRNAVLSYDNRYNVHIKIDNI; via the coding sequence ATGCAGTTTTTAATTCGTTTGTTTATAAAAGACTACGAGCAGATACAAAATAAAAAGGTGCGGGAGCAATACAGTGTGCTTTCGGGTATTGTGGGCATTTTGTGCAACCTTTTGCTGTTTGCCACAAAGCTTATAATCGGTTTTATCAGCGGAAGTATGGCGATTTTGGCAGACGCCTTTAACAATCTGTCCGACTGCGGTTCATCCGCCGTTTCCATTGTAGGCGCGAAAATGAGCAACCGTCTGCCCGATAAAGAACATCCCTTCGGTCATGGTAGAATCGAGTACGTTTCTTCGCTCATTGTTTCCTTTTTAATTATATTAGTCGGTTTTGAACTTTTAAAATCCTCCGGTCAGAAAATTTTAACCCCATCCCCGGTATCTTTAAATCCGGTTCAGGCTGCGCTTTTGCTTTTTGCCATTGCCGTAAAGGGCTGGATGTTTTTGTATAACCGCTATATCGGCAAAAAAATCAACTCAACCGTTCTGCTTGCCACCGCAAAGGACAGCTTGAACGACTGCATCGCGACCCTTGCCACCATTCTCTCTGCCCTTTGTGCAGGGTTTACCGCTCTTCCTATAGACGGTATTATGGGCATTTTAGTGTCGCTGTTTATTATGTACGGCGGTTACGGACTGGCAAAGGACACCATTGGCATTTTGCTGGGCAAGCCCGCTTCGGAGGAAACGGTTAATCAGATTGCCGGCTACATCTTAAATGCAGAAGGCATCACAGGCATGCATGATTTAATCATTCACGACTACGGTCCGGGCAGAATTATGGCTTCGGTACATGCAGAAGTACCCGACAACATTGATGTGGTTGCCATTCACGAAACCATTGATGACCTGGAAAACCTGATTTTAACACAGATGGGCATTCACATTGTGATTCATATGGATCCCATTTCTTATGATGATGAAACGGTGAATGCTCTCCGCAACTTTGTGGCAGAAGAAGTAAAAAAACTGGATTCTTCCCTCTCCTTCCACGACCTGCGTGTAACTTTAGGAGAAAACAGCCGGAATCTGCTGTTCGATTTGGTTGTACCCTGCGATTACAAGCCGGAACATCAGAAAGCTTTGGCGGAGCATTTGCGCAATGCCGTTTTAAGCTATGACAACCGGTATAACGTACATATTAAAATTGATAATATTTAA
- the rpmG gene encoding 50S ribosomal protein L33 — MRTKITLACTECKQRNYDTMKNKKNTPDRLEISKYCRFCKKHTAHKETK; from the coding sequence ATGCGTACAAAAATTACATTGGCTTGCACAGAATGCAAACAGAGAAACTATGACACCATGAAGAACAAGAAGAACACACCCGACAGACTGGAAATCAGCAAATATTGCCGTTTCTGCAAAAAGCATACGGCACACAAAGAAACAAAATAA
- the secE gene encoding preprotein translocase subunit SecE: protein MAENKTKKLKVKDFFKGVKSEFKKIVWPSFHTVVNNTGVVIAVSVIIGVVVFLLDLGFGAGVRALLG, encoded by the coding sequence ATGGCTGAAAATAAAACTAAGAAACTTAAGGTTAAAGATTTCTTTAAAGGCGTAAAGAGCGAATTTAAGAAAATCGTTTGGCCGTCTTTCCACACAGTTGTAAATAACACCGGCGTTGTAATCGCTGTATCTGTTATTATCGGCGTTGTTGTATTTTTACTGGACCTGGGCTTCGGTGCAGGTGTAAGAGCACTTTTGGGCTAA
- the nusG gene encoding transcription termination/antitermination factor NusG, with protein sequence MAQEAKWYVVHTYSGYENKVKANLEKTIENNNLHHMFFDIRVPMEEVVEIKDNNEKKSSMRKLLPSYVFIRMIMTDFSWYIVRNTRGVTGFVGPGSKPVPLTDAEIDRLELEEKTINLNYAVGDNVKLVCESFEDSVGIVEEIDLEREKVRVSVFIMGRETPVELNLNQVEPLD encoded by the coding sequence ATGGCTCAGGAGGCAAAATGGTATGTTGTGCACACCTATTCCGGCTACGAGAATAAGGTAAAGGCAAACTTGGAAAAAACCATAGAAAACAATAACTTGCATCATATGTTTTTCGATATCCGTGTTCCCATGGAAGAAGTTGTTGAGATTAAGGATAACAACGAAAAGAAATCCAGCATGCGAAAGCTTTTGCCCAGCTATGTGTTTATCCGTATGATTATGACGGATTTCAGTTGGTACATTGTCCGCAACACCCGCGGTGTAACAGGCTTCGTAGGTCCGGGATCCAAACCCGTACCGCTGACCGATGCCGAAATCGACCGTCTGGAGCTGGAAGAAAAGACCATCAATCTCAACTACGCAGTGGGCGACAACGTAAAGCTTGTTTGCGAATCCTTTGAGGACAGCGTAGGTATCGTTGAAGAAATTGATCTGGAAAGAGAAAAGGTTCGTGTATCCGTATTTATCATGGGTCGCGAAACACCGGTTGAACTGAACTTAAATCAGGTTGAACCGCTTGACTAA
- the rplK gene encoding 50S ribosomal protein L11, which translates to MAQKVTGYIKLQIPAGKATPAPPVGPALGAQGVNIVQFTKEFNERTAKDMGLIIPVVITVYADKSFSFVTKTPPAAVLLKKACKIESGSGVPNKTKVATVSKEALKEIATTKMPDLNAASVEAAMSMIAGTARSMGITVEE; encoded by the coding sequence ATGGCACAGAAAGTAACAGGTTACATTAAACTGCAAATTCCCGCAGGTAAAGCAACACCGGCTCCCCCGGTAGGTCCTGCATTGGGTGCGCAGGGCGTAAACATCGTTCAATTCACAAAAGAATTCAACGAAAGAACAGCAAAGGATATGGGTCTGATTATCCCGGTAGTTATCACCGTATATGCAGACAAATCCTTCAGCTTCGTAACAAAAACACCGCCGGCAGCAGTTCTTTTAAAGAAAGCTTGCAAAATCGAAAGCGGTTCCGGTGTTCCGAACAAAACAAAGGTTGCAACTGTTTCTAAGGAAGCATTAAAAGAAATCGCAACCACTAAGATGCCTGACCTTAACGCTGCATCTGTTGAAGCTGCTATGAGCATGATCGCAGGTACTGCAAGAAGCATGGGTATCACCGTAGAAGAATAA
- the rplA gene encoding 50S ribosomal protein L1 codes for MKRGKKYLEGAKLIDRTTLYDAADALDLVCQAAKAKFDETVECHIRLGVDSRHADQQVRGAVVLPHGTGKVARVLVFAKGDKIDAAQAAGADFVGGEELVAKIQGENWFDYDVVVATPDMMGVVGRLGKVLGPKGLMPSPKAGTVTMDVAKAVSEIKSGKIEYKLDKTNIIHCPIGKVSFGKEKLEENFMTLAKAVVKAKPAAAKGTYMKSVVVTSTMGPSARVNTAKLTD; via the coding sequence GTGAAAAGAGGTAAGAAATATTTAGAAGGCGCTAAACTCATCGACCGTACCACTTTATATGATGCGGCAGATGCTTTAGATTTAGTTTGCCAGGCTGCAAAGGCTAAATTCGACGAAACCGTTGAATGTCATATCCGTTTGGGTGTTGACTCCAGACATGCTGACCAGCAGGTTAGAGGTGCTGTAGTACTTCCCCACGGTACAGGTAAAGTTGCAAGAGTTTTGGTATTCGCTAAGGGCGATAAGATTGACGCTGCACAGGCTGCAGGCGCTGATTTCGTAGGCGGCGAAGAACTCGTTGCAAAAATCCAGGGCGAAAACTGGTTTGATTATGATGTAGTTGTTGCAACCCCCGACATGATGGGCGTTGTAGGTCGTTTGGGTAAGGTTTTAGGTCCTAAGGGCTTGATGCCGTCTCCGAAGGCTGGCACCGTAACCATGGACGTTGCAAAAGCAGTATCCGAAATCAAATCCGGTAAGATTGAATATAAGTTGGACAAAACCAACATCATTCACTGCCCCATCGGTAAAGTTTCCTTTGGTAAGGAAAAGCTGGAAGAAAACTTCATGACCTTGGCTAAGGCTGTTGTAAAAGCAAAGCCGGCTGCTGCAAAAGGTACCTACATGAAGAGCGTTGTAGTAACTTCTACAATGGGTCCTTCCGCAAGAGTAAATACCGCAAAATTAACAGACTAA
- a CDS encoding 50S ribosomal protein L10 — MPSEKVLKQKQDIVAALAEKMQGAAAGVFVSYSGLTVEKDTELRNNLRAAGVEYSVVKNTLTRRAAQSIGYTEFDEILNGTTALAIHTSDVVAPAKVIADFINKYKDESGLTIKAGFMDGKACGVDEVQALAKIPSKDTLYAMLAGGLNATIAGLARAIQAVADQKESA; from the coding sequence ATGCCCAGCGAAAAAGTTTTAAAACAAAAGCAAGATATCGTTGCAGCTTTAGCTGAAAAAATGCAAGGCGCTGCAGCCGGTGTATTCGTTTCCTACAGCGGACTTACCGTTGAAAAGGATACCGAGCTTCGTAACAACTTGCGTGCAGCAGGCGTTGAGTACAGCGTTGTGAAAAACACCCTGACCCGTCGTGCAGCACAGTCTATCGGTTACACCGAATTCGACGAAATCTTGAACGGCACAACCGCACTTGCAATTCACACAAGTGACGTTGTTGCTCCCGCAAAGGTTATTGCCGACTTCATCAACAAGTACAAGGATGAATCGGGATTGACCATCAAAGCCGGCTTTATGGACGGCAAAGCATGCGGCGTTGACGAAGTACAGGCTTTGGCAAAAATTCCGTCCAAAGATACCTTGTATGCAATGCTCGCAGGTGGCTTAAATGCTACCATTGCAGGTCTGGCACGTGCAATCCAGGCTGTTGCAGATCAGAAAGAATCTGCGTAA